CTGAGAAATTTACTTGGCATATGCTAACAATGTAATCATATTATTGTAACACTCATGGCTTAATGCTGCTACTGTTGTAGACTTGTAGTACCATAGTGATTAAAGAAAACTTTATTACCAAGTTCTGTTGAGACCAAGAGAACATACCTGATTTGGAAGAATGTTGAGAAAAAGTAGTGTTAAATGCTTTGCAGGCATATGAGTCCGTAAGATCATGCTTGAGTTGCACTGTTAGAGTATACCTGTTTTTTTTTTTACATTATGTTGGATGATGTTACTGGAGGCTGCAGTTATTACTTTTTAATTGTAGTTTGTGTGATTGATATTGATTTATACTCTCGGAAGCAAGCAGCTTTTGAGAAGTTTTGTGACTGATAAATGAGTTCCATCAAAGTTCAACTAGCCATGATGCTGTTTCTATAGAAATGAAAGGAATAGAACATCGATCTGTTACTTCTGACCTTGTAGATTATGGGAAAAAAATTGCTCGTTTCCCCCCTGTTTACATGAGCTGAGGGCATTAAATTCCACAACGGAGATGTTTGCATGCCAAGTCAATTGGATGTGCATTCCAGTTTAGTATTTCGTACCAATCAAAGTATGTTGGTAGAAATGGTGCTCTTTTTCTCGATAATGGCACTTATTAATAGCCATGTTTCCATTGGCCTTTTATCCCACTGCAGGAGTCATCATGAACGATGAAACAGTCCATCAGCTGTGCAAGCAGGCAGTTTCCCAGGTTCCCTTTCCTGAATCGGCCTTGTAGTCATGTGCCTCCTGGCTTAGTATCCCTTTGAGTACATACTTATAGGAAACTTTGCTGTTGCTAAATAGGCTCGAGCTGGTGCTGATGTTATCAGTCCTAGTGACATGATGGATGGTCGTGTTGGAGCAATTCGGGCTGCTTTAGATGCGGAGGGTTTCCATGATGTCTCCATCATGTCCTACACTGCCAAGTACATACCTGTTCTGAAATAGAACCTACTGTTGTCTTATTATATTTGATAATTTTCTTCTCCCCTTGACTACGAATTGCAAGTAGGACCATGTGTATGATCTATAAGATATGTTATTGCAGGTATGCTAGTTCATTTTATGGTCCATTCCGTGAAGCTTTGGATTCAAATCCACGATTTGGAGACAAGAAGACGTATGTACCTAACCTTAAAGCTTGTAGTTTCATCCAGTGTACAATTTTGAAATCATTATACCTAAGTGACCTAGTACATGCTTTGTCGATTCTTAAGTTATCAGATGAACCCGGCCAATTACAGAGAAGCCCTTATAGAAACCGCAGCAGACGAAGCAGAAGGAGCAGATATTCTTCTGGTAATTCTGCTACTGTGTATACAGAGTGCTCGATCATCATAGTCTTGTTTGCTTCATTGCTTTTGTCGTGTACTAAAAGTTATATTATCGTTTGGCAGGTGAAACCTGGATTACCATACCTGGATATTATCCGACTTCTACGGGATAATTCAGCCTTGCCGATTGCTGCATACCAGGTTAGTTTGCAAGCTTTTTTACCCGCAACCGCATCTTCCATATTTTACCCGAAAGCagaaactactccctccgtcccataatataagacgttttttacactagtgtatTTTGTTAGCGTCAAGTACAATGTTGTTGATGAAGCCATTTTCAGGGTGACATGTACTGCATAGTGCCACCTAGATTCGTCTTGTTATTCTCTCTTTACCCAGAAGGAGATTTAGGTTGATGTGTAGCAAAAGCAATGGCAACCAAATGATCTTTAGCAATAAGCAAAGCAGACATTCTCGACATCGTTTTCTCATAAATAGCTTCTGGTCTTCCCTTGAACCCTGTCCCTATCAATAACACATTAACACCACTCGGAAACTGATCTCCAGCATGCATTTGCATGTCCTCCAATGCATATCCCCTTGAATCTGCATTTGCATATCCCCTTGAATCTGCATTTGCATGTCCTCCAATGCGTATCGCCTGCCTGACCGTACTACACCTGATCATTTGAGATGCACTAGTAATCTGTTAAACAGATCAATGCCACTTATTTGGACGCATTGTTTGTAACCGCCTGATGCTTGCTGTGTTCAGGTGTCGGGCGAGTACTCGATGATCAAGGCCGGCGGCGTGCTGAAGATGGTGGACGAGGAGAAGGTGATGATGGAGTCGCTGCTGTGCCTCCGGCGCGCTGGCGCCGACATCATCCTCACCTACTTCGCCCGCCAGGCCGCCAACGTCCTCTGCGGCACCAAGCGGATGTAGCTGATCACGGAAGTCGATTTCTTGTAGTAGTTGTACCATGGCCATGGCGTTTCACTGCATTGCAGAGCGTAGAGGCTTCTCCGGTACGTGGTGCGGCACGGCCATGCTCTCCGGTAGATAGAGGTTTGTCATTACTGGCTTCGGTTTGGTGTTAATGGTGTAATTAACGAGGCTTTGTCCTGAGTACGTTATTTTTTGACCAGGCTCATGGGCGCCAGATCGCAGCCCCGAGCGCTCTTCTAGAAAAGGAAGGAGCCACCCCGCGCGCGCGACCAGACAGCCGAAAACGGAAAATCAGACCCCGCGCGCGCGAAACCAACCCAAGCCCGCGCGAatcacgccccccccccccccccccccccccgatcacACCTGGTCCCTCCTGGCCCCCGCTTCCTCGCACCCGTCGTCCTGGTCCCCACCCCCTCCCTGCATCCCCCACGCTCCCCCTTGCGGACGCCTCACGCAACCCCCTCTCCCCCTTTTCCTTGAAGGACAAGCCCACGCACgggtccccttcttcctccttgctcctgCCTTTCCTCCTCTAAACAAGATCGGAACAAGATCTGCCCCGTCTATGGCGTCTTGAAAGAACAAAGCCGACGCAGGAACACctccttcctccttgctccaaAAATCAGATCTGGAGAGAAAAAACCAGACCTACCTGCCCCTAAAAAGGTAAGCACCACCTCCACCGGCTCCTCTCTCTTCCCTACTCAACCACCCCTGCTTGAACATCAACTAGTTCGTTCTTTTGATCTCGTGAAAAAAGCAACTATAATGGGAACACCAGTACGCATCTTGAGCAACTATTATGATACAAAAAAAGCAACACCAGTACAAAAATAGAGCAACTCTAGTGGAAAAAGAAAATGCAGGACCATTGCGTTTGTTTGCTGGTGCATTGCAACATGAAACCTGCTTTGCTTTCTTTCCTATCCTATTATAAGGTGCTTGGGGTTCATGAGCAACCCTGATCAGGAAAAAAGTAACCTGACAACTCGAACAATTAACTGAAGCAACTATGTTCATTTTTGAAGCAACACTGGTAAAAAAAGAACTGTGCAACCGTAGCTTTTCAGAAATTCTAGAGTTGCCTCTACCTGATGTGAGAACACCATGTCACCCGAAGCACCCGCAGTTCGACTAGTCCAGTTTTTAGTTCGTTCTTTTGATCTCGTGAAAAAAGCAACTATAGTGGGAACACCGGTACGCATCTTGGGCAACTATTATGATACAAAAAAAGCAACACCAGTACAAAAATAGAGCAACTCTAGTGGAAAAAGAAAATGCAGGACCATTGCGTTTGTTTGCTGGTGCACTGCAACACGGAACCTGCTTTGCTTTCTTTCCTATCCTATTATAAGGTGCTTGGGGTTCATGAGCAACCCTGATCAGGAAAAAAGTAACCTGACAACTCGAACAATTAACTGAAGCAACTATGTTCATTTTTGAAGCAACACTAGTAAAAAAAGAGCTGTGCAACCGTAGCTTTTCAGAAATTCTAGAGTTGCCTCTACCTGATGTGAGAACATGTCAACTCTAGTACTAAAACACATGCATTAAAGCATGAACTATTAAGAACGTAAAAAACTCAAGTTATAGACAGAGGTAGAAAGTATTAACTTGCATGTGTTAACGCACAGCTTTTGCTATGTCAGTATGGTTCTCGCTAAAAAAGATGACACAAACGACAAACGCACAAAACAAAAGGTCGCGTCATAAAAAACAGATTCGAACAGTCCCACACTAAGATACTTTGCTACATTCCATATGGTCCCACTGAAAAAAAGACATAAACTACACCAAATGATAGGCCTCCTGCTCCTGGTAAGCTCTTCGTCAGATATGCACATTGGTTGTTTCTTTCCAATCATCAAAAGTTGTAATCTGCTGGTGAAAAAAAGGCACAAATGAAATCAGCGCATGTCGTGTAAAAACAAAACTTTGCTGCTGTATATGTGTGTCATACTGGTAGAAACATAACACATGTAAGAAAACAAAGAAGAAACAAGAAACTTTTGAGGAAAAAGAAGATATGAATTGCATCTGTTTAAGTTTATAGTTGCCCAAACAAGTGTTTATAGTTGCTCCTTTATATTCTACAACTACTTTGTTCATAAAAGGTCGTGCATGCTCTTTGCTGCTGTATATGTGTGTCATACTGGTAGAAACATAACACAtataagaaaaacaaaagaaTAAACAGGAAACTTTTGAGGAAAAAAGAAGATATGAATTGCCTCTGTTTAACTTTATAGTTGCCCAAACAAGTGTTTATAGTTGCTCCTTTATATTCTACAACTAGTTTGTTCATAAAAGGTCATGCATGCTTTTGTGGTGGGCTAACACACAAATTGTTGCAGGTTGATTGTTCATGATGATTGATCTGAATGAACCACCGCTTGACGTAGAGTCCATCAACATTTCAGTCGAGTTGGGTGCACCCTTCTTGCATGCAGGGGGTGAACAGGGACATCAACAACTGGAGGAGGAGGTTGGTGAGTCTCCTGACCCCAATATTGGATCTAACACTACTCATGTCCCGGACAAACGTGTTGCCACTCCCCCACCTATGGTTGCTCCTGCTAATGCTTTAGTTCATGAGGCACGTGAGTTGGAAGATGAAGAAGCTGGATCACAGCCACAACAACCTTATGTTGGCATGCGCTTCGACACTTTAGAGGATGCGAGGGAACACTACAATCGCTATGCTTTGATGGAGGGCTTTTCAATCAAGTCAAATACGTCTTACAGGTCGGCCTACACAGGTGTGTTGGAAAAACATCAATTCTGCTGTAACAAGTTCCGCAAACCAGTAGAGAGGGTTGGGATCCCGGATGTTCCCTCGTCGAGCAAAAACACTACATGTCCAAGCTCACCTGAACAAGATGTTGAAGATGATGTCGAGGAACACACTTTCAAGAAGAAGAGGAAACGGGAAACTGTGAAGCGAACAAAATGTCGTGCTAAGATGGTGGTGAAGCTTAAAGATGACAGATGGGAGGTTATCACTTTTATTGTAGATCATAACCATCCACTGATTGAGAAGCCATCGCTTTCGAAATACCTCCGTTCCCACCAAGGAATCCCGCCGGAACAGAAAAAACTACTGACTCACCTAAATGACTGCAACTTCACAGCAGGTACAAAACTCACATTGCGTTAAGTCTTTTTACCACAGAACTGTTACTTATTCCTGCATCAAAGTACCTTGACCTGAGCCAACTATGTTCATTTTTTGTGCAACTCTGGTAATTAAAAAAATCATGACCCAAAACAGAAACACCTTGGTGTTGCCTATTCCTACCTCAACTACTTGGGTTTGTTTCATATCCTAGTATAAGCTGCTTAGGATTCATGGGCAGCCCTGACCAGGGGGAAAAACTGGCAACTTGAAAAGTAAACTGAGGCAACTATGTTCATTTTCCGTGCAACtctgaaaataaaaaataaaagacaTCACCCATCAAAAAACATAACTTGGTTGGATACAGGCTTGGTTCTTGTTCTGCTTATGCATAAATGTTACTTTATGTTATCTATAAAAAACATGTTGCTCGCTGCATTGTGGTTAGTTAGTCCTGAAAaaacaagtttctgtttttttatgcCAGGAAAAATGATGATGTTAATGTCATCATACTACGGCTCGGAGTTGATTGTTCCGTACACAGCTAAAGCCATCCATAACCACTGTTCGAAGCTCAACTCCCCAACTAAAGACATTGACATTGAAGAAACACTAAACTACTTTTGCAAGGTGATGGAAAATGACCCAGGATTTTTCTTTAAATGCAAGACAGATGCGGAAGGCAGGACAGAAAACTTGTTTTGGGTGGATGGTGCGGCACGAAAAGCATACGCGGAGGCTTATCATGATTGCGTGTCATTTGATGCAACTTACCTCACGAACATGTACAATATGCCGTTTGCCCCTTTCATTGGAATCAACAGACATGGGCAGTCAATAATGCTCGGGTGTGGATTTGTCCGGCAGGAACTAGCGTCAAGTTATGACTGGTTATTTGATGCTTTCCTAGAAGCAATGGATGGTTTGGCTCCGGACAACGTCATCACGGACCAAGATGTTGTTATGGCACAATCTATCAAGAGGAAGTTCCCGGCAACGATTCACCGTTGCTGCCGTTGGCATATAATGAAGAAAGCACAAGAGAAGCTTGGCCCCGTGTTGGCTAGGAACCCAGATTTGGTAAAAGACTTCAATGAATGCATTGACTTCAGCTTCACCCCGGCTGAGTTTGAAAGGAAATGGGCTGCACTTCAATTGAAATATGAAGGTCTTATGCATGGTCACTTTGAGAAACTGTATGAGGATCGGGCTACATGGGTGCCGTGTTACTTCAAATTCAGGTTCTTCCCTTTCCTTCAGTCAACGCAACGTAGCGAAGGGTTCAATGCTGTGTTGAAGCGCTATGTGAACCCACACAAGTCAATTCTCAACTTCGTCAAGCAATATGAGAAAATTCAGGTACACATACTCGTGAGGGAGGGCGGGAACGACTACCGGACAGAACATCTAGAGGCACAAAGATGGTCGTGTTTCCCCATTGAGGGGCATGCCTACAAAGCATACACTAGGGACATCTATGTGAAGTTTAGAACTGAGTTTCAGATGATTGGCCAGTACGATGTGCGTCCTGCTGGAATCAACTTCTATTACCTTGAGCCCAATACAGAAGAAGTCCTAGGGTATGGCTCGAGGAAGTACCTAGTCGCAGTGAGACCAGAGCCAGCTATCTACGATTGCGAATGTTGCAAGTGGCATAGAGACGGCATGCTTTGTTGCCATGTCTTGAAAATCTTCACACACCTTGGCGTTAATGAGATACCTGAACACTACATCAAGCACCGCTGGACGCAACATGCAGTACCAAGTGCACCACCGCCACCTAACGAGGGCCCTCCGCATGACTTGCCCGCTGAGTCAGAGAACCAAGTTCGGCAAGTGACTCTGACAATGGATTTTGCAAAGCTAGCCAAGAAGGCAATGACTAGTGATGAGGCAGCCGCTGCAGTTAGGAGGCACATGAAAGCAGCAGATACTGAGGTTACTAAGCTGAATAAACTAAGGAAGAAGAGGCTAAAGGCAGCCCGGGAAGCGGCTGGTGCTAGGGAAGCATCAAACCCTAATGCCTCAAGTACTTCAAACCATCCTCCTGCCCCCTTGCTCCTATGGATCCACCTCGTTCAGTCACGAAAGGGCGCAGCCGCAGCAAGCGCTTCAAATCAGCCCTGGAACTACACCCTAAGAAAAAGAACAAGTGCAGCATTTGTGAATCAATCGATCACACTGCTGCGACGTGCCTAGGGAAGCTGATGTGATCATTACCACATGAAGGGAATGACCCCCCGGGCTTGCAAAACTAGCGGAAAGTAAGGGAAAAAAAGAGCAAACAGTGTCCTGGTAGATGAAGCAATTGAGGTCTGGTTTCTAAGCTAATGTAGAAGGGAAATCAAGCAACTGCTAGCTTCAAGAAAAAAGCAAACGATGAAATCATTTGCATGGATTTCTTGTAATTTATGTGTTTTCCTGGCTTTAAATTCACAAATTGGAGACTGTGTGGAGGTAGATGCTTGACATTTGTGCTTATATTCCTTACTCGTAAAACATGAAAAAACCTATGAGCGCTTGTGATTTATGCAAACATGTTATAGGTGGTTTGGAGCAAACTTTTGTGAGTTTTGTAATGGAACATATTAGTATTCGCATTTGATATTCTCTAATGGAACACATTGATCAGGAAAAAAAATGTACCTATATATTTGTTCACTTGTTGGCCGGTTTGAGGATCTCCTGCCATGGAATCTTGTTCAGGTCACACTTCAGCATGGAGATGGTCATCTTCTTCCTGATGTTTGGTATGTCGCTTTGTCCGTAGTTCGGGAGCCACGTCCCGTTCCACAATAACGCGTTCATCAATGTGAATATGCTACAGTCACCGCTGCAAAAAAACCAAAAATGTCAAGAAAGCACTTGCAAAAAAAAGCAAAACACTACGTCTTATAACAACGGATATGTATGTATGTGGGTTGGTCCTTACGATACAGTCTGCTTTGGTGCATCGATATCCACAAGCGGGAACTGGTCCattgtctttgcttgttttggaTAGTACTTGTCCCACAACACACGAACTGCAGCTACAATAGCCCTTGCAACATCATCCAGCCTCTTGCTTTTTTTTAACATCCTCCATGAGTCAAACACTTCGAACCTTTTGTCCCTCAGATTGATGTTGAGTACCCAGTAGTGGTGTGCACCATTGGCGTTCTCTGGGTCTAAATTTTCAAGCACAGGAATCATAACCTTCAAGAAAAAAAAAACCATGTTAGCATACCAAAAAAAGACATCAACTACTGATATGTTTTTGGGAAACTCTATATGTTTGTATGGGCAACATTTCATATGATTTTTAGGCAACTCTATAGAATTTTATTCAACTTCTGGCATAACTCTCAAAACACTAAAAAAACATCAAAAAAACTTCTGACAATGTGTATGAAGCTTCTGCAAAATGGCTTATCAGGCAACTCAGTGGCTTTTTATGAGCAACTTATCATGTGATTTCAAGCAACTCCTATGATTTCCTGACATCAGCTTCTAGAAAAAAAATCTAAGAAAAAACAGAATAGAGCCTTTTATCATGTTTGACAACTAGTAAAACACATGGACCATACCATGTCTTGCTCATCCAAACGGTTTGATTTTTTGAACCTATCATGCAGCTCCCTCACATCTAGATCGAGCCTTTGAAGCCAAGTCTGTGGGGAAATGTAGAATCAGATAATAAAGCAACAACTTCAGtgccaaaaaacaaaaaaaggaaaaaactgtGGGTTTTTATTTCTCTTACCGAAAACCTAACAGGCATGCTTATTTTCTTGGACCCCGCCTGTCTGTTGTACATGATTGCTTCAATGCCTAACTCGAAGACATGTGTCTTCATCCATCCCGCCTTCCTCATTGATTGAGCAAGCTCCTTGATTGTGCAGAAGTAACCACGATAGTTTATGATTTGCGGCCTGTAGAACAAACAGAAAGGCTCTGTTAAGAAAAATAACAATAGGAGAGATCATTGCATGCCAAAAAAGAAAAAAGCAGGAAAAAAAGTGGCTACTGGAACAAACACACACGTTGTATCATCACCCTGC
The sequence above is a segment of the Aegilops tauschii subsp. strangulata cultivar AL8/78 chromosome 6, Aet v6.0, whole genome shotgun sequence genome. Coding sequences within it:
- the LOC109777132 gene encoding protein FAR1-RELATED SEQUENCE 5-like, which encodes MMIDLNEPPLDVESINISVELGAPFLHAGGEQGHQQLEEEVGESPDPNIGSNTTHVPDKRVATPPPMVAPANALVHEARELEDEEAGSQPQQPYVGMRFDTLEDAREHYNRYALMEGFSIKSNTSYRSAYTGVLEKHQFCCNKFRKPVERVGIPDVPSSSKNTTCPSSPEQDVEDDVEEHTFKKKRKRETVKRTKCRAKMVVKLKDDRWEVITFIVDHNHPLIEKPSLSKYLRSHQGIPPEQKKLLTHLNDCNFTAGKMMMLMSSYYGSELIVPYTAKAIHNHCSKLNSPTKDIDIEETLNYFCKVMENDPGFFFKCKTDAEGRTENLFWVDGAARKAYAEAYHDCVSFDATYLTNMYNMPFAPFIGINRHGQSIMLGCGFVRQELASSYDWLFDAFLEAMDGLAPDNVITDQDVVMAQSIKRKFPATIHRCCRWHIMKKAQEKLGPVLARNPDLVKDFNECIDFSFTPAEFERKWAALQLKYEGLMHGHFEKLYEDRATWVPCYFKFRFFPFLQSTQRSEGFNAVLKRYVNPHKSILNFVKQYEKIQVHILVREGGNDYRTEHLEAQRWSCFPIEGHAYKAYTRDIYVKFRTEFQMIGQYDVRPAGINFYYLEPNTEEVLGYGSRKYLVAVRPEPAIYDCECCKWHRDGMLCCHVLKIFTHLGVNEIPEHYIKHRWTQHAVPSAPPPPNEGPPHDLPAESENQVRQVTLTMDFAKLAKKAMTSDEAAAAVRRHMKAADTEVTKLNKLRKKRLKAAREAAGAREASNPNASSTSNHPPAPLLLWIHLVQSRKGAAAASASNQPWNYTLRKRTSAAFVNQSITLLRRA